A genomic stretch from Corvus cornix cornix isolate S_Up_H32 chromosome 7, ASM73873v5, whole genome shotgun sequence includes:
- the LOC104694077 gene encoding histamine N-methyltransferase-like, with protein MASPMRSLLADPDRYLQSFRLFLERSTEHQCMQEFVERQLPGVIASIGNGKSTINVLSVGGGAGEMDLQILSKIRARYPEATINNEVIEPSADQISKYKERVAQASNLENIKFTWHKETAYEYESRVNAEKKTKKWDFIHMIQMLYYVRDIPATIRYFHSLLESQAKLLIILVSGKSGWETLWKKYGSSFPLEDLCSYVSSADLPRMLDSAGLKYQLYELPSRMDITSCFIEGDKDGELLLDFLTETLDFAKTAPPELKHQLMEDLRKPGCSENKDGKVFFNNNLGVIVIDP; from the exons ATGGCATCACCCATGAGGAGTTTGCTCGCTGATCCTGACAGATACCTCCAGTCATTCCGCCTCTTCCTAGAGAGGTCGACCGAGCACCAGTGCATGCAGGAGTTCGTGGAGAGGCAGCTGCCGGGCGTGATAGCGAG taTTGGAAATGGGAAGTCTACAATCAATGTTCTAAGCGTTGGTGGTGGAGCAG GTGAGATGGATTTGCAGATCCTCTCAAAAATACGAGCCAGATATCCCGAGGCCACCATCAACAATGAAGTAATAGAGCCCAGTGCTGACCAAATCTCCAAGTACAAAG AGCGTGTGGCTCAGGCATCAAACCTCGAGAACATAAAGTTTACCTGGCACAAGGAGACAGCTTATGAATATGAAAGTCGAGTGAATGCAGAAAAGAAGACTAAAAAGTGGGACTTCATTCACATGATCCAG ATGCTCTATTATGTGAGAGATATCCCAGCAACTATCCGGTATTTCCACAGCCTCCTGGAATCGCAGGCAAAGCTCCTCATTATCCTGGTGTCAG GAAAGAGTGGCTGGGAAACACTGTGGAAGAAGTATGGGtcttccttccctctggaaGATCTTTGCTCTTATGTTTCCTCTGCTGATTTGCCAAGGATGCTGGATTCAGCTGGGCTGAAGTACCAGCTCTACGAGCTCCCATCCCGCATGGACATAACAAGCTGCTTTATTGAAGGGGACAAAGATGGGGAGCTGTTGCTGGACTTCCTGACAGAAACACTTGACTTTGCTAAAACTGCCCCCCCTGAACTAAAGCATCAGCTAATGGAAGACTTAAGAAAGCCTGGATGCAGTGAAAACAAAGATGGGAAGGTGTTTTTCAATAACAACCTGGGCGTAATAGTGATTGACCCATGA